One Candidatus Brocadiia bacterium DNA segment encodes these proteins:
- a CDS encoding class I SAM-dependent methyltransferase: protein MDEQIKVEEVIKFWDNNPLCASVIPYALGTKEYFNYYDKLRELNGSIDFHEKLHEYRDFAGKKVLDVGSGNGYVLSHYAKAGAEVFGIDLSQTAIDLCRKRFEIAGLKGNFQVANAENMPFDDETFDCVCSMGVLHHTPDTKQAISEVYRVMKKNGRLILMFYHKNSALYWVGIHLQAIIKMKSIRQLINEVDGVGNPKGAVYTKKNLRQLLVRFNNLNIFVGLLQGWMIMPGLGRFLPDSWLKSLAGRYGWFLYAKGYK, encoded by the coding sequence ATGGATGAGCAAATAAAAGTAGAAGAAGTAATAAAATTTTGGGATAATAATCCGCTATGCGCTTCGGTAATTCCTTATGCGTTGGGAACAAAGGAATATTTCAATTATTATGATAAATTAAGGGAATTAAATGGATCTATTGACTTTCATGAAAAATTACATGAATACCGGGATTTTGCCGGCAAGAAGGTGCTTGATGTCGGTTCCGGAAACGGGTATGTTTTGAGCCACTATGCCAAAGCCGGGGCGGAAGTATTCGGCATCGATTTGAGCCAAACGGCTATTGATCTTTGTCGGAAGCGGTTTGAAATAGCTGGCCTAAAAGGGAATTTCCAAGTGGCTAACGCTGAAAATATGCCTTTTGATGACGAGACCTTTGATTGCGTTTGCTCTATGGGCGTTCTGCACCACACTCCGGATACGAAACAGGCTATTTCGGAAGTATACAGGGTGATGAAGAAAAACGGGCGGTTAATACTTATGTTTTACCATAAGAATTCGGCCTTATACTGGGTTGGCATCCATTTGCAGGCAATCATAAAAATGAAAAGCATCCGACAGCTTATTAACGAAGTCGACGGTGTTGGTAATCCTAAAGGGGCGGTATATACTAAAAAGAATTTACGTCAACTGCTGGTTAGGTTTAATAATTTGAACATATTTGTCGGCTTGCTTCAGGGATGGATGATAATGCCGGGACTGGGTAGATTCTTGCCTGACAGTTGGTTGAAATCTTTAGCTGGTAGATACGGTTGGTTTTTATACGCCAAGGGTTATAAATAG
- the asnB gene encoding asparagine synthase (glutamine-hydrolyzing) — translation MCGIAGILSLSGGQIPSLEPSLKVMNKLQQHRGPDGQGIWTHPKKHVGFAHRRLSIIGLTTGTQPMSDESGNWITYNGEIYNYIELRKELGADKFKKDSDTEVILYAYKKWGYDCVNHFRGMFAFALWDEANQLLFCARDRFGIKPFYHATMNSSFYFSSEIKALLPFMKSIDTDLDGFKDYLTFQFCLAGKTLFKGVTELLPGHLMVIKNNHIEVKRYWQVYYNVDFKMDEKDCEDTIRNLLLESVDLHLRSDVPVGAYISGGLDSSIIAATATRNSAVGFEGFLGKFSFSRDYDESKYGRELAHWRNFKLFEVDISVNDFMENIHKVIYHLDSPVAGPGSFPQFIVSKMVSKHRKVVLGGQGGDEIFGGYARYLVAYFEQCIKGAIEGNLHSGSFVVTYESIISNLTALSNYKPMLQEFWRDGLFDSLDKRYFRLINRAPVLDKEINWDALGDYSPYESFKSIFRADNVGKESYFDSMTHFDFKTLLPALLQVEDRVSMASGLESRVPFLDHRLVEFAATIPSNIKFKNGTMKNVLKNAMKDSLPDSIRNRRDKMGFPVPLTEWINGEARDFVRGIFSSPAALNRGLINNNMVLSELENEPKFGRKIWGLLCLELWQQEFHDKETEFKNILKKEM, via the coding sequence ATGTGCGGAATAGCTGGTATTTTAAGTTTGTCCGGGGGACAGATTCCTTCTCTTGAGCCAAGTTTAAAGGTGATGAACAAGCTCCAGCAACATCGCGGTCCGGACGGACAGGGAATCTGGACTCATCCTAAAAAACATGTCGGTTTTGCGCATAGAAGGCTGAGCATAATCGGCTTGACCACCGGTACCCAGCCCATGAGCGATGAATCAGGCAACTGGATAACTTATAACGGTGAAATATATAATTATATTGAATTGAGAAAAGAATTGGGCGCGGATAAATTCAAGAAAGATTCTGACACGGAAGTCATTCTGTACGCCTACAAGAAATGGGGCTATGATTGCGTTAACCATTTTAGGGGCATGTTCGCTTTCGCTCTCTGGGACGAGGCGAATCAACTGCTGTTCTGCGCTCGTGACCGTTTTGGAATCAAGCCTTTTTATCATGCAACTATGAACAGCAGTTTCTATTTCTCATCGGAAATCAAGGCTTTATTGCCTTTTATGAAAAGCATTGATACCGATTTGGACGGGTTCAAGGATTACCTGACATTCCAGTTTTGCCTGGCCGGGAAAACATTATTCAAAGGCGTTACGGAATTGCTGCCGGGGCACCTGATGGTCATAAAAAATAATCATATCGAGGTGAAGCGGTACTGGCAGGTTTATTATAATGTGGATTTTAAGATGGACGAGAAGGATTGTGAAGATACCATAAGAAATCTTTTGCTCGAGTCCGTCGATTTGCACTTGAGGAGCGATGTTCCGGTTGGGGCTTACATCAGCGGCGGGTTGGACTCAAGCATCATTGCCGCGACGGCTACCAGGAATTCTGCCGTCGGTTTTGAGGGATTCCTTGGTAAGTTTTCATTCAGCCGTGATTATGACGAGAGCAAGTACGGCCGCGAATTGGCGCATTGGCGCAACTTCAAGCTGTTTGAAGTGGATATCAGCGTCAATGACTTCATGGAAAATATCCATAAAGTCATATACCATCTCGATTCTCCTGTGGCCGGTCCGGGATCTTTTCCCCAGTTCATAGTGTCAAAAATGGTCAGCAAGCACCGCAAGGTGGTCCTGGGCGGACAGGGAGGCGACGAGATTTTCGGCGGTTATGCCAGATACCTGGTAGCTTATTTTGAACAGTGCATAAAAGGCGCAATAGAAGGAAATCTACATTCTGGGAGTTTCGTGGTTACTTACGAGTCTATCATTTCCAACCTGACGGCATTAAGTAATTATAAACCCATGCTACAGGAATTTTGGCGAGACGGCTTGTTTGACAGCCTGGATAAGCGGTATTTCCGCCTGATAAACCGGGCCCCGGTTTTGGATAAGGAGATAAACTGGGACGCTTTGGGAGATTATTCCCCTTACGAAAGTTTTAAGAGTATTTTTAGGGCGGACAATGTCGGCAAAGAATCTTATTTCGACAGCATGACCCACTTCGACTTCAAGACTCTGTTGCCGGCTTTGCTTCAGGTGGAAGACCGGGTAAGTATGGCTTCCGGGCTGGAATCCAGGGTTCCTTTTCTGGATCACCGTCTGGTCGAATTCGCCGCGACCATCCCGTCAAATATTAAGTTCAAAAACGGCACCATGAAAAACGTCTTGAAAAACGCCATGAAGGATTCTCTGCCGGATTCAATCAGGAACCGCCGTGACAAAATGGGTTTCCCGGTGCCGTTGACCGAATGGATAAACGGCGAGGCACGCGATTTTGTGCGTGGCATTTTTTCCTCGCCGGCCGCCCTGAATCGGGGTTTGATAAACAACAATATGGTTTTATCGGAGCTTGAGAATGAGCCTAAATTCGGCCGGAAAATCTGGGGGCTATTGTGCCTGGAATTATGGCAGCAGGAATTCCACGATAAAGAAACCGAGTTTAAGAATATACTGAAAAAGGAGATGTAA
- a CDS encoding NAD-dependent epimerase/dehydratase family protein, whose protein sequence is MKVLITGGAGFVGSHLADRLLKRGDQVLVIDNYATGRRDNLTPSPKLEVVEGTIADANLVNKIFSQFMPEQVVHAAASYKDPDNWLEDALTNVLGTVNVVRATQKAKSRRLIYFQTSLCYGLHPQEQPITITHPIKPEGSSYAISKTSAEQYIQLSGMDFISFRLANAYGPRNLSGPLPTFYHRLTNNKPCFVMDTRRDFIYVDDLIDIVVMALDGKGAKGTYHVSSGSDFSIKELFDATVKALEIKMNQEVEVRQRNLDDVYTILLDPSKTHKDFGWKIKIPLKEGVASAIEWYKKYGITQTYTHLKMMDKKE, encoded by the coding sequence ATGAAGGTATTAATAACCGGCGGAGCAGGTTTTGTCGGGTCTCATTTGGCAGACAGATTGCTCAAAAGAGGCGACCAGGTACTGGTTATCGATAACTACGCTACCGGCCGGCGTGATAATCTGACTCCGAGCCCGAAACTGGAAGTCGTTGAAGGAACGATAGCCGACGCCAATCTGGTCAATAAAATATTCAGCCAGTTCATGCCCGAGCAGGTCGTGCACGCGGCGGCCTCGTATAAAGACCCGGATAACTGGCTGGAAGATGCTTTAACCAATGTTTTGGGCACGGTCAATGTGGTTAGGGCCACACAGAAAGCCAAAAGCCGGCGTCTGATTTATTTCCAGACATCCCTTTGTTATGGCTTGCATCCTCAGGAGCAGCCTATAACCATTACTCATCCCATCAAGCCGGAAGGCAGCAGTTATGCTATAAGCAAGACCTCGGCCGAGCAGTATATCCAACTGAGCGGGATGGATTTCATTTCCTTTCGGCTGGCCAACGCTTACGGACCGAGGAATCTGAGCGGCCCGTTGCCGACTTTTTACCACCGCTTGACCAACAACAAACCGTGTTTTGTTATGGATACCAGGCGCGATTTTATTTATGTGGACGACCTGATTGATATTGTGGTTATGGCGCTTGACGGCAAGGGCGCCAAGGGGACCTACCACGTTTCTTCGGGCAGCGATTTCTCAATCAAGGAACTGTTCGATGCCACCGTCAAGGCTTTGGAAATCAAGATGAACCAGGAGGTCGAAGTCCGCCAGCGAAATCTGGACGATGTTTACACCATATTGCTGGACCCGTCGAAAACGCACAAGGATTTCGGTTGGAAGATTAAAATACCGCTTAAAGAAGGCGTGGCCAGCGCCATTGAATGGTATAAGAAGTACGGGATTACCCAGACTTATACGCACCTAAAAATGATGGATAAGAAAGAATAG
- a CDS encoding NAD-dependent epimerase/dehydratase family protein: MKEFKGKRIVIVGGAGFVGSNLVRKLLGYGPRSIMIIDNLLSAERENLPDDSRIFFIKGSIASDDILRKVKDNIDYLFHLATYHGNQSSICNPLVDHENNTLTTLKLFERIKSFRNIKKVVYSSAGCTVARKTFGNTRPTTEDEPIEIDPDSPYSISKIIGEFYAVYYHKQHQLPVVRARFQNVYGPGEILGAGRWRGTPATVWRNVTPTFIYRAINKMPLPVENKGLASRDFIYVDDICSGLIACAVKGQPGDVYNLASGRETAILELAKTINKLTSNPAGIENRPKRSWDHSGRRFGSTVKSQRKLGFKARTNLHDGLVRTIAWTGQNMKLIQKCMDKHKRHLK; the protein is encoded by the coding sequence ATGAAAGAGTTTAAAGGCAAGCGGATAGTGATCGTCGGTGGGGCCGGATTCGTCGGCAGTAACCTGGTCAGGAAATTATTAGGATACGGACCGCGCAGCATAATGATAATCGATAACCTCCTTTCTGCCGAACGGGAAAACCTGCCCGATGATTCAAGGATATTTTTTATCAAGGGCTCAATCGCGAGCGATGATATTCTGCGGAAAGTCAAAGACAATATCGATTATTTGTTCCACCTGGCCACCTACCATGGTAACCAGAGCTCTATTTGCAATCCACTAGTCGATCACGAGAACAACACTTTGACTACATTAAAGCTGTTTGAAAGAATCAAATCGTTTAGGAACATCAAAAAGGTGGTCTATTCTTCGGCCGGTTGCACCGTGGCTCGAAAGACATTCGGCAATACCCGGCCGACGACCGAAGACGAGCCGATTGAGATAGACCCGGACAGCCCCTATTCCATATCTAAAATAATAGGCGAGTTTTATGCGGTTTATTATCACAAGCAGCACCAACTGCCGGTGGTTCGGGCCAGGTTTCAGAACGTCTACGGGCCGGGCGAAATTTTGGGTGCAGGCCGATGGCGCGGTACGCCGGCCACCGTTTGGAGGAACGTCACGCCCACTTTTATCTACCGGGCCATAAATAAAATGCCGCTGCCGGTGGAAAATAAGGGGTTGGCCAGTCGTGATTTTATCTATGTTGATGACATCTGCTCCGGTTTGATTGCCTGCGCCGTCAAGGGACAGCCCGGCGATGTCTACAACCTGGCCAGCGGCAGGGAGACGGCCATTCTGGAACTGGCCAAGACAATCAATAAACTGACTAGCAACCCGGCCGGCATCGAAAATAGGCCCAAAAGGTCGTGGGACCATTCCGGCCGTCGGTTCGGCAGCACCGTCAAATCACAAAGAAAACTCGGGTTCAAGGCCCGGACAAACTTACATGACGGGCTGGTTAGAACCATAGCCTGGACTGGGCAGAATATGAAACTGATTCAAAAGTGCATGGATAAGCACAAAAGACATCTGAAATAA
- a CDS encoding glycosyltransferase produces MSFSKPHILILHSCYTDELSYYDDWLDAFSQSPELSADAFDIRNGASLNAVAGNITNYDLVVLLHSTNADGLKDIIQYTDVLMRRKGKLLVFVGNEFNNPPPLVGMKDRRLLLRKIMPDYIGTQLPQDVGRKYYDDIVGPRIISIPHALNPERFFPVLKQSERKIDIGTRSARYYPFLGDNNRIEIMEFFLKQKFNPPLTIDISFDKASRLSPLGWAEFLNKCKGTISTETGSYYLERDDATAIKIAEYIRSKCGRIQKLSISSTKHKYSSLIPEFIKSWVKLAFKLTSIRKAYFGDIYYSIAFDEIFDIFFKNYSNPFHGKGISSRHFDAIGTKTCQIMFPGRFNDILVADRHYIALKRDFSNIDDVLARFRDQDYRIKMTDAAYEHIMSAHTYRHRINEILSLLNQG; encoded by the coding sequence ATGAGTTTCTCAAAACCGCACATACTCATACTGCATTCGTGCTACACCGACGAGCTTTCTTATTATGACGATTGGCTGGACGCTTTTAGCCAGTCGCCGGAGTTGTCTGCTGACGCTTTTGATATCAGGAACGGGGCTAGCCTTAACGCCGTTGCCGGCAATATTACCAACTATGACCTGGTTGTTTTATTACATTCCACCAATGCTGACGGGCTGAAAGATATTATCCAATATACTGATGTGTTGATGCGCCGCAAAGGGAAATTATTGGTGTTTGTAGGCAATGAATTTAATAATCCTCCGCCGTTGGTTGGCATGAAAGATAGGAGATTGCTACTTAGAAAAATAATGCCAGATTATATTGGAACGCAATTGCCACAGGATGTTGGGCGAAAATATTATGATGATATCGTTGGTCCAAGAATAATTTCAATTCCACATGCCTTAAATCCTGAAAGATTTTTTCCTGTATTGAAACAGTCAGAACGTAAAATTGATATTGGCACAAGATCAGCCAGGTATTATCCATTTCTTGGTGATAATAATCGGATAGAGATAATGGAGTTTTTCTTAAAACAAAAATTTAATCCGCCATTAACTATTGATATTAGTTTTGATAAAGCAAGCAGATTATCTCCTCTAGGTTGGGCCGAATTTTTGAATAAATGTAAAGGTACGATATCTACTGAGACTGGGAGTTATTATTTAGAAAGGGATGATGCTACTGCAATCAAAATAGCCGAGTATATTAGGAGTAAATGCGGCCGCATCCAGAAATTATCCATTTCTTCTACTAAGCACAAATACTCCAGCCTGATTCCGGAATTTATTAAATCATGGGTTAAATTGGCATTTAAACTTACTAGTATCAGAAAAGCATACTTTGGGGATATATATTACTCGATTGCTTTTGATGAAATATTCGATATATTTTTTAAAAATTATAGCAATCCTTTTCATGGAAAAGGTATTTCCTCGAGGCATTTCGACGCCATCGGCACCAAGACCTGCCAGATAATGTTCCCGGGCAGGTTCAACGACATCCTCGTGGCCGACCGGCACTACATCGCACTGAAAAGGGATTTTTCCAATATCGACGATGTTCTGGCCAGGTTCCGCGACCAGGATTACCGCATCAAAATGACCGATGCCGCTTATGAGCATATCATGTCTGCCCATACTTACCGGCACCGGATCAATGAGATACTATCCCTATTAAACCAGGGTTAA
- a CDS encoding glycosyltransferase, translated as MQMTNILHIIYSLDQVGGTEKRLMEVLPYMAGSGKYKIRVCAITGGAAYRNQLASQGIELIELNATGIFDIWSFWKLVILIRGLRIKIIHTHLFRANLIGRLAGVLSGVPLTVCSENTTMKKWFSPLVNRWFDHVTDAVIANSMAVRKHLSQNGVSPAKTTVIYNGKNSRDYAADSVKQDIRKEFNIRPDRYLVTNISKLRLEKRVDVFIRAVPAVLKEVPNAAFLVVGDGPLEAELKKLANDKGLSSSVIFAGVRNDIPAILKSSTLLALSSSYEGCPNVVIEAMAAGVPVVATAAGGTPEIVQDGVTGLLVPPEDPDKLAGAIIALLKDRNRSSEFSRKAVTVFQERFTIEQSVRLIEELYDHLINRKG; from the coding sequence ATGCAGATGACTAATATCCTGCACATAATTTATTCACTGGACCAGGTGGGCGGTACCGAAAAACGGTTGATGGAGGTACTGCCTTACATGGCCGGGTCGGGCAAATATAAAATCCGGGTCTGCGCCATCACCGGCGGGGCGGCGTACCGGAATCAGCTGGCCAGTCAAGGCATCGAGTTAATTGAGCTTAACGCCACGGGCATTTTTGATATCTGGTCTTTCTGGAAACTGGTAATCCTGATAAGGGGGCTGCGGATAAAAATAATTCATACCCATCTTTTCCGGGCCAATCTAATCGGCCGGCTGGCCGGCGTCCTGTCCGGAGTGCCGCTGACTGTTTGTTCTGAGAATACTACCATGAAAAAATGGTTCTCCCCGCTGGTCAACAGGTGGTTCGATCACGTAACCGACGCGGTTATCGCAAATTCCATGGCCGTGAGGAAACATCTGTCCCAAAACGGCGTTTCGCCGGCTAAAACCACAGTCATCTACAACGGTAAAAACAGCCGGGACTACGCGGCCGATTCCGTTAAACAGGATATCCGCAAGGAATTCAATATTCGGCCGGACAGATATCTGGTCACTAACATCAGTAAACTGCGCTTGGAGAAAAGGGTTGATGTTTTCATCAGAGCCGTTCCGGCGGTGCTGAAAGAGGTTCCTAACGCCGCCTTCCTGGTCGTGGGCGACGGCCCGCTCGAGGCCGAACTGAAGAAACTGGCCAATGACAAAGGCCTGTCAAGCTCCGTCATATTCGCCGGGGTCAGGAACGATATCCCGGCCATTCTCAAATCTTCCACTTTGTTAGCATTATCTTCTTCTTATGAAGGCTGTCCCAACGTAGTTATTGAAGCCATGGCCGCTGGCGTTCCGGTGGTGGCTACGGCTGCTGGTGGCACGCCGGAAATAGTTCAGGACGGAGTTACCGGACTGCTGGTTCCGCCGGAAGACCCGGACAAGCTGGCCGGAGCCATTATCGCCTTGCTTAAGGACCGGAACAGGTCATCCGAATTTTCCCGGAAAGCCGTGACCGTATTCCAGGAGCGATTTACTATAGAGCAGTCCGTACGCCTGATTGAAGAACTCTATGACCATTTGATAAACAGAAAAGGCTGA
- the asnB gene encoding asparagine synthase (glutamine-hydrolyzing): protein MCGICGRVNFDGSPVPEELVRKMCGLIRHRGPDSEGVYLSANGTRAGLGIRRLAIIDLQTGDQPIHNEDKTIWLVLNGEIYNFDQLRAELQAKGHRFYTKTDTETIVHLYEEYGTDCLKHLRGMFAFALWDNKKQQLFLARDRVGKKPLLYAHGSKYLIFGSELKSILANPEIKKDIDVSALDHYLTYGYIPAPMSVFKGIKKLPPASWLVCDAAGNITTGKYWQLDYRHKLELSEAEYSARIMELLEESTRIRMISDVPLGALLSGGIDSSAVVGLMARHSSKPVKTFSIGFEEKDFSELAYARAVAEHFNTEHHEFIVRPDVIEILPKLVWHYSEPYADSSMLPTYYVARETRKHVTVALNGDGGDENFAGYQRYLAHKLASMPLYRLAGKPFNNLLNTVFPGYKPRTISGRLKRFTEAAGLTEAQRYLSWCACFNDAARHSLYSDDFSNRTKGAPAENYLLNCINQSPADNIIDRVLYADINTYLPEDLLVKMDIATMANSLEGRSPFLDHKLLELSASIPAGLKIKGLTTKYILKKALKGFLPDEILSRGKMGFGIPIGNWFRTSLKDYLKDIILSERSIKRGYFRREAVENLINSHASGKYDHTPRLWALLVLETWHRVFMD from the coding sequence ATGTGCGGTATCTGCGGCAGAGTCAACTTTGACGGTTCTCCGGTGCCCGAGGAATTGGTCCGCAAGATGTGTGGCCTTATCCGTCACCGCGGGCCGGACAGCGAAGGCGTTTATCTGTCCGCCAACGGAACACGGGCCGGGTTGGGTATCAGGCGACTGGCCATCATCGACCTGCAGACCGGCGACCAGCCCATCCATAACGAAGACAAGACCATCTGGCTCGTCCTCAACGGCGAGATATACAATTTTGACCAGCTCCGGGCCGAGCTCCAGGCCAAAGGCCATCGTTTCTACACCAAGACCGACACCGAGACTATCGTTCATCTCTACGAAGAATACGGCACTGACTGCCTCAAGCATCTCCGGGGCATGTTCGCTTTCGCACTCTGGGATAATAAAAAGCAACAGCTCTTCCTGGCCCGGGACCGTGTCGGCAAGAAACCGCTTTTATACGCGCACGGCTCCAAATATCTTATATTTGGTTCCGAACTCAAATCCATTTTGGCCAACCCGGAAATAAAAAAGGATATTGACGTCAGCGCGCTGGACCACTATTTGACCTATGGTTATATCCCGGCGCCGATGAGCGTCTTTAAAGGCATTAAGAAATTACCGCCGGCCTCCTGGCTGGTCTGTGATGCCGCTGGCAATATCACCACCGGCAAATACTGGCAGTTGGATTACCGCCATAAGTTGGAACTGAGCGAAGCCGAATACTCAGCCCGGATTATGGAGCTTCTGGAAGAGTCCACCCGGATACGGATGATAAGCGACGTGCCGCTGGGCGCTCTGCTTTCTGGCGGCATCGATTCCTCGGCCGTGGTCGGCCTGATGGCCAGGCATTCCAGCAAACCGGTCAAGACTTTTTCCATCGGTTTCGAGGAAAAGGATTTTTCCGAACTGGCTTACGCCCGGGCCGTGGCCGAACATTTCAATACTGAGCATCACGAGTTTATCGTCCGGCCTGATGTTATCGAAATCCTGCCTAAACTGGTCTGGCATTATAGCGAGCCTTATGCCGATTCCTCGATGCTGCCGACTTACTACGTGGCCCGCGAGACGCGCAAGCACGTGACCGTGGCGCTCAACGGCGACGGCGGCGACGAGAACTTCGCCGGATACCAGCGCTACCTGGCGCATAAGCTGGCTTCAATGCCGCTCTACCGGCTGGCCGGCAAGCCGTTCAATAATTTGCTTAATACTGTTTTCCCTGGCTACAAGCCCCGCACCATTTCCGGCCGGCTCAAAAGGTTTACCGAAGCGGCCGGACTGACCGAAGCCCAAAGGTATCTTTCCTGGTGCGCCTGCTTTAATGATGCAGCCAGGCACAGTCTCTATTCGGATGACTTCTCCAATCGGACAAAGGGTGCTCCGGCAGAGAATTACCTGCTAAACTGCATCAATCAGTCTCCGGCCGACAACATCATCGACCGGGTTTTGTATGCTGATATCAACACCTACCTGCCCGAAGACCTGCTGGTCAAAATGGACATTGCCACCATGGCCAACTCGTTGGAAGGGCGTTCGCCGTTCCTTGACCATAAGCTCCTGGAGTTGAGCGCGTCCATACCGGCCGGGCTGAAGATAAAAGGGCTGACCACCAAATACATACTCAAGAAAGCGCTCAAAGGATTCCTGCCGGACGAGATTCTTTCCCGCGGAAAGATGGGTTTCGGCATTCCTATCGGTAACTGGTTTCGGACCTCGCTCAAGGATTATCTCAAGGACATCATCCTGTCCGAGCGAAGCATCAAGAGGGGATACTTCCGACGGGAAGCCGTCGAGAACCTGATTAACTCCCACGCCAGCGGCAAATACGACCACACCCCGCGTCTCTGGGCTTTGCTGGTGCTGGAAACCTGGCACCGCGTATTTATGGATTAG
- a CDS encoding NADP-dependent malic enzyme yields MKSKAPTQEEIQVMLNRAKQPGEDAMLLHPFYKGKIGITPKACIRSNDDFSIWYTPGVAKPCMDIFAHPEKVYEHTNKGNFVAVVSDGTRVLGLGDIGPEAGLPVMEGKALIFKYLGGVDAFPIMLNTKDPEEIIKTVKYLEPTFGGINLEDLSQPKCFEILARLRAEMNIPVWHDDQQGTAAVTVAGLINALKVQGKKMGNVKIAMVGAGAANIAISRMIIKAGADPKKIIMVDSKGTLHKGRTELKEKFKEKWDMCLKSNGANVVGGIPEAMKGAEVLLALSKPGPGTIKKEWISLMAKDSIVFVCANPIPEIWPWEAKEAGAAIVATGRSDFPNQVNNSLGFPGIFRGALDVRAKTITDEMCIAAAESLAKYAEKIGISEDYLIPTMDKWGVYAEEAVAVGMKAIEQGVARLKISEKELRQIATETITKAHNTTDLLMKEGVIALPKGSKPKK; encoded by the coding sequence ATGAAGAGCAAGGCGCCCACCCAAGAGGAAATCCAGGTTATGCTTAATAGAGCCAAACAACCCGGCGAGGATGCGATGTTACTGCACCCTTTCTATAAAGGGAAAATCGGCATCACACCCAAGGCCTGCATCAGGAGTAACGACGATTTCAGCATCTGGTACACGCCCGGCGTGGCCAAGCCGTGCATGGACATCTTCGCCCATCCGGAAAAGGTCTACGAACACACCAACAAGGGCAACTTCGTGGCCGTGGTCTCGGACGGCACACGGGTGCTGGGGCTGGGCGATATCGGGCCCGAAGCCGGCCTGCCGGTGATGGAGGGCAAAGCACTCATATTCAAATATCTGGGCGGCGTGGACGCGTTCCCGATCATGCTGAATACCAAGGACCCCGAGGAAATCATCAAGACGGTCAAGTACCTGGAACCAACCTTCGGCGGCATCAACCTGGAAGACCTGTCCCAGCCCAAATGCTTCGAAATCCTGGCCAGACTGCGGGCCGAGATGAACATCCCGGTCTGGCACGACGACCAGCAGGGAACAGCAGCCGTGACGGTGGCCGGGCTGATCAACGCCCTGAAAGTGCAGGGCAAAAAGATGGGCAACGTCAAAATCGCCATGGTCGGCGCGGGCGCGGCCAATATCGCCATTTCCAGGATGATTATCAAGGCCGGAGCCGACCCCAAGAAGATTATCATGGTCGACAGCAAGGGCACTCTCCATAAGGGCCGGACCGAGCTCAAGGAAAAGTTCAAGGAGAAATGGGACATGTGCCTGAAGAGCAACGGTGCCAACGTGGTCGGCGGCATACCAGAAGCCATGAAGGGCGCCGAGGTGCTGCTGGCCCTGTCCAAGCCCGGGCCGGGAACCATCAAGAAGGAATGGATAAGCCTTATGGCCAAGGACTCCATCGTGTTTGTCTGTGCCAACCCGATACCGGAAATCTGGCCATGGGAAGCCAAAGAAGCCGGCGCGGCCATCGTGGCCACAGGCCGTTCCGATTTCCCCAACCAGGTCAATAATTCGCTGGGATTCCCGGGCATATTCCGCGGCGCGCTGGACGTCCGGGCCAAAACCATCACCGACGAGATGTGCATCGCGGCGGCCGAATCGCTGGCCAAGTACGCCGAGAAGATAGGCATCAGCGAGGATTACCTGATTCCGACCATGGATAAATGGGGCGTCTACGCCGAGGAAGCCGTGGCCGTCGGGATGAAGGCCATCGAACAGGGCGTGGCCCGGCTGAAGATTTCGGAAAAGGAACTGCGCCAGATAGCCACCGAGACCATCACCAAGGCGCATAATACCACGGACCTGCTGATGAAGGAAGGCGTCATCGCCTTGCCCAAGGGTTCCAAACCCAAGAAATAA